From a region of the Myroides sp. JBRI-B21084 genome:
- the trmB gene encoding tRNA (guanosine(46)-N7)-methyltransferase TrmB encodes MGSKNKLKRFKENETFSNVHQPNREELTNNTFALKGNWNSEVFKNNNPIVLELGCGKGEYSVELARRFPNKNFIGVDIKGSRFWRGAKTAVEENLNNVAFLRTQIELIEHCFAANEVDEIWITFPDPQIKYKRTKHRLTNQEFLTRYKNILKPNGVVNLKTDSEFMHGYTLGLLHGAGHTVLYANHNVYKNEGAPEVVTAIQTFYESQYLEQNKPITYIQFQIK; translated from the coding sequence GTGGGAAGTAAAAATAAACTAAAACGTTTTAAAGAAAACGAAACTTTTTCTAATGTACATCAACCTAATCGTGAAGAACTTACAAACAATACATTTGCTTTAAAAGGCAACTGGAACAGTGAAGTTTTTAAAAATAACAACCCTATTGTATTAGAATTAGGTTGCGGTAAAGGCGAATATTCAGTTGAATTAGCACGTCGTTTTCCTAATAAAAACTTTATTGGTGTTGATATAAAAGGATCGCGTTTTTGGCGAGGTGCTAAAACAGCTGTCGAAGAAAATTTAAATAACGTTGCCTTTTTACGTACCCAAATTGAATTGATTGAGCATTGTTTTGCAGCTAATGAAGTTGATGAAATTTGGATTACTTTCCCTGATCCGCAAATTAAATACAAACGCACCAAGCACCGTTTAACTAATCAAGAATTTTTAACTAGATATAAAAATATTTTAAAACCAAATGGTGTAGTAAACCTTAAAACCGATAGTGAATTTATGCACGGTTACACACTTGGTTTATTACATGGTGCAGGACATACGGTTTTGTATGCTAATCATAACGTTTATAAAAACGAAGGTGCACCTGAAGTAGTTACTGCTATACAAACATTTTACGAGTCGCAGTATTTAGAACAAAACAAACCTATAACCTATATTCAATTTCAAATAAAGTAA
- a CDS encoding LysE family transporter, with product MNYFLPFFTGLGAAVFGTLLPGILNATVVKISKKEGMKHAYSFMAGTFVIIALQTYLAVFFAKIIDSSVFINNILHEIGLVIFFVLTIYFFLASPKNHSHKHTANNTKKRKRFSQGVFFALLNVFPVFYYAFISISAVNNKWYSINYTNNLLLTIGVLLGTFFSFMFYIQVFKKAVVEESFILKNINKILGCITGVITLINLYKFFIHEY from the coding sequence ATGAATTATTTTTTACCTTTTTTTACAGGGTTAGGTGCCGCTGTATTTGGAACGTTACTGCCTGGTATTTTAAATGCCACAGTGGTTAAAATTTCAAAAAAAGAAGGTATGAAACACGCTTACAGTTTTATGGCTGGTACGTTTGTAATTATTGCTTTACAAACGTATTTAGCCGTTTTTTTTGCAAAAATTATTGATAGTAGCGTTTTTATAAATAATATTTTACACGAAATTGGTTTGGTGATTTTTTTTGTGCTAACAATTTACTTTTTTTTAGCATCACCTAAAAATCATAGCCACAAGCATACTGCAAACAACACTAAAAAACGAAAACGATTTAGCCAAGGTGTTTTTTTTGCTTTGTTAAACGTTTTTCCTGTTTTTTATTATGCTTTTATAAGTATTAGTGCTGTAAATAATAAATGGTATAGTATAAATTACACCAATAATTTATTGTTAACTATTGGGGTTTTATTAGGTACTTTTTTCAGTTTTATGTTTTACATACAAGTATTTAAAAAGGCAGTTGTTGAAGAAAGTTTTATTTTAAAGAATATAAATAAAATTTTAGGGTGTATTACTGGGGTTATTACTCTAATAAATTTGTATAAATTTTTTATACATGAGTACTAA
- a CDS encoding MGMT family protein has translation MSTNDFYAKVYQVVLQIPYGKITTYGAIAKKIGAPKSARMVGYALNASHINQDIPAHRVVNRKGLLTGKHHFQGTNLMQQLLENEGIVVKDNTVQNFKEHFWEP, from the coding sequence ATGAGTACTAACGATTTTTATGCAAAAGTGTATCAAGTAGTGCTACAAATACCTTATGGAAAAATTACTACATACGGTGCAATAGCAAAAAAAATTGGGGCACCAAAATCGGCACGTATGGTTGGGTATGCCTTAAACGCTTCGCATATAAACCAAGATATTCCCGCACACCGCGTAGTAAACCGTAAAGGGTTGCTTACAGGTAAACATCATTTTCAAGGAACCAATTTAATGCAGCAATTATTGGAAAATGAAGGTATTGTTGTAAAAGATAATACCGTTCAAAATTTTAAAGAACATTTTTGGGAGCCATAA
- the tpx gene encoding thiol peroxidase, with product MAQITFKGNPINTLGNLPEVGTTAPNFTLTASDLSDKTLNNYKGKNVVLNIFPSVDTGVCAQSVRTFNKEVSAVENTVVLCISKDLPFAMNRFCAAEGLNNVETLSDFKNDDFTNAYGVKMTDGPLNGLMSRAVVVINPEGNVVYTELVPEITQEPDYSHAINALK from the coding sequence ATGGCACAAATAACTTTTAAAGGCAACCCTATAAACACTTTAGGCAATTTACCTGAAGTAGGTACAACAGCACCTAATTTTACGCTTACAGCTAGCGATTTATCTGATAAAACCTTAAACAATTACAAAGGTAAAAATGTTGTTTTAAATATTTTTCCAAGTGTTGACACAGGCGTTTGCGCACAATCGGTACGTACGTTTAATAAAGAAGTATCGGCTGTTGAAAATACGGTTGTTTTATGTATTTCTAAAGATTTACCTTTTGCAATGAACCGTTTTTGCGCTGCAGAAGGTTTAAATAATGTTGAAACTTTATCGGATTTTAAAAACGATGATTTTACAAATGCATATGGAGTAAAAATGACCGATGGTCCTTTAAACGGTTTAATGAGTAGAGCGGTTGTGGTTATAAACCCAGAAGGCAATGTGGTTTATACCGAGTTAGTTCCAGAAATCACGCAAGAACCCGATTACAGCCATGCAATTAATGCGTTGAAGTAA
- a CDS encoding Mrp/NBP35 family ATP-binding protein yields MKLDRKEILTALETITVAGEGKNMVESGAVQNVMTFGDEVVVDVTLNTPALHIKKRVEVDIMKVIHEKIYEKAKIKVNVKVETPEKPEIKGKSIPGISNIIAVSSGKGGVGKSTITANLAVTLATMGFKVGVLDADIYGPSMPIMFDVEKSKPISVDVNGKSKMKPIISYGVELLSIGFFTSPDQAVIWRGPMAAKALNQMIFDADWGELDFLLLDLPPGTGDIHLSLMQSLPITGAVVVSTPQAVALADAKKGVSMFMAESINVPVLGIIENMAYFTPEELPENKYYIFGQEGAKNLATDLEVPFLGEVPIVQSIREAGDYGRPAAMQENTIVANAFVEIARNVVSQTVARNESLPPTEAVKITTMAGCSAVKK; encoded by the coding sequence ATGAAGTTAGATAGAAAAGAAATACTTACCGCATTAGAAACAATTACGGTAGCCGGTGAAGGCAAAAACATGGTAGAAAGTGGTGCAGTACAAAATGTAATGACTTTTGGCGATGAAGTGGTGGTTGATGTTACTTTGAACACACCTGCTTTGCATATTAAAAAACGCGTTGAGGTGGATATCATGAAAGTGATTCATGAAAAAATTTACGAAAAAGCAAAAATTAAAGTAAACGTAAAGGTTGAAACGCCAGAAAAACCAGAAATTAAAGGAAAATCAATACCAGGTATCAGTAACATTATAGCCGTATCTTCAGGTAAAGGTGGTGTAGGTAAATCTACAATTACTGCAAATTTAGCGGTAACTTTAGCTACTATGGGCTTTAAAGTAGGTGTTTTAGATGCCGATATTTACGGACCATCGATGCCCATTATGTTCGATGTTGAAAAATCAAAACCTATTTCTGTTGATGTTAACGGAAAATCAAAAATGAAACCTATTATTAGTTATGGTGTTGAATTGTTGTCTATAGGTTTTTTTACAAGTCCAGATCAAGCAGTAATTTGGCGCGGACCTATGGCTGCAAAAGCTTTAAATCAAATGATTTTTGATGCTGATTGGGGCGAACTTGATTTCTTATTGTTAGATTTACCTCCAGGTACAGGTGATATTCACTTATCTTTAATGCAATCGTTGCCAATTACAGGGGCAGTGGTTGTAAGTACGCCACAGGCAGTTGCTTTGGCCGATGCTAAAAAAGGGGTATCAATGTTTATGGCTGAAAGTATTAATGTACCCGTTTTAGGTATTATTGAAAATATGGCTTATTTTACACCTGAAGAATTACCAGAAAATAAATATTACATTTTTGGACAAGAAGGTGCTAAAAATTTAGCAACCGATTTAGAGGTTCCTTTCTTAGGCGAAGTGCCAATTGTACAAAGTATTCGCGAAGCTGGTGATTATGGCCGACCAGCAGCAATGCAAGAAAATACTATTGTTGCTAATGCGTTTGTAGAAATTGCTAGAAATGTTGTTTCACAAACCGTTGCACGTAACGAATCGTTACCGCCAACCGAAGCTGTTAAAATCACTACTATGGCAGGTTGTTCGGCTGTAAAAAAATAA
- a CDS encoding NifU family protein, whose translation MASETIKQNVEKALDEIRPFLKSDGGDITLVAIENDKHVKVRLEGACTSCKINQMTLKAGVETTIKKYAPEIETVENLPAEL comes from the coding sequence ATGGCTTCAGAAACTATAAAACAAAATGTAGAAAAAGCGCTAGATGAAATCCGTCCGTTTTTAAAATCAGATGGTGGTGACATTACCTTGGTTGCTATTGAAAACGATAAACACGTGAAAGTGCGTCTTGAAGGGGCTTGTACATCGTGTAAAATTAATCAAATGACGTTGAAAGCTGGTGTAGAAACTACCATTAAAAAATATGCACCCGAAATTGAAACAGTAGAAAATTTACCCGCCGAATTATAA
- a CDS encoding NAD(P)/FAD-dependent oxidoreductase, with protein sequence MIETDILIIGAGPTGLFAVFEAGLLKLRCHIIDGLPQPGGQLTELYPKKPIFDIPGYPSVGAAELIDNLMEQIKQFEPGFTLNEVAETIDKLEDGTFVVTTNKGTKHHAKAVAIAGGLGSFEPRKPIIEGLNFYEDKGVEYFIKNPEQFRNKDVVISGGGDSALDWSIFLTDVAKSVTLVHRRNEFRGALDSVEKVQALKQQGKINLITPAEVTEIHGNEHVDAVSLSFEGDLASRTIKTDYFIPLFGLTPKLGPIANWGLDIEKNAIKVNNALDYQTNIEGIYAIGDVNTYPGKLKLILCGFHEATLMCQSVYNRINPGKKYVLKYTTVSGVDGFDGTRKEAEKAVVKAID encoded by the coding sequence ATGATTGAAACTGATATATTAATAATTGGCGCCGGACCAACAGGCCTTTTTGCTGTGTTTGAAGCTGGATTATTAAAATTACGCTGTCATATAATAGACGGTTTACCGCAACCCGGCGGACAATTAACTGAATTATATCCTAAAAAACCTATTTTTGATATTCCTGGTTATCCTTCTGTAGGCGCTGCCGAATTAATAGATAACTTAATGGAACAAATTAAACAATTTGAACCTGGTTTTACATTAAACGAAGTTGCCGAAACTATTGATAAACTTGAAGATGGTACTTTTGTTGTTACTACCAATAAAGGTACAAAACACCACGCCAAAGCTGTTGCAATTGCGGGTGGTTTAGGTAGCTTTGAACCTAGAAAACCTATTATTGAAGGGTTGAATTTTTACGAAGATAAAGGGGTGGAATATTTTATTAAAAACCCTGAACAATTCCGTAATAAAGATGTAGTGATTAGCGGTGGTGGCGATTCTGCATTGGATTGGAGTATCTTTTTAACCGATGTAGCTAAAAGTGTTACCTTAGTTCACAGAAGAAACGAATTTCGAGGTGCTTTAGATTCGGTTGAAAAAGTACAAGCGTTAAAGCAACAAGGTAAAATTAATTTAATTACCCCTGCCGAAGTTACCGAAATTCACGGAAACGAACATGTTGACGCTGTAAGTTTATCGTTTGAAGGCGATTTAGCTTCGCGTACCATTAAAACCGATTATTTTATTCCGTTGTTTGGCTTAACGCCTAAATTGGGGCCTATTGCAAATTGGGGCTTAGATATTGAAAAAAATGCGATTAAAGTAAACAACGCACTTGATTATCAAACAAATATAGAAGGTATTTACGCTATTGGCGATGTTAACACGTATCCAGGTAAACTAAAATTAATTTTATGCGGATTTCACGAAGCAACTTTAATGTGCCAAAGTGTGTATAACCGAATCAATCCAGGTAAAAAATATGTATTGAAATACACTACTGTTTCTGGTGTTGATGGTTTTGATGGAACACGTAAAGAAGCTGAAAAAGCAGTTGTAAAAGCAATTGATTAA
- a CDS encoding DUF5687 family protein, whose amino-acid sequence MMFKKLASLEWKESKRKGALTQRVLMALGKGYFGACYLVVMVSMSAGLFKFAEEEGLDPFQGFFKYAIYLWLGDLVIRYFFQQMPTTLVKPLLIQNIRKKTIVNYCLTKSAFSFFNFVNLFMGIALFLMLIFEYKVNVLSGLLFALSLKMFLWANNFLVQLLNHVNKFALPFLVSFAGVLALDFFKYVEVTAYTKYVFEAMYNYKFLLIVIAVYLIGLIMACYRFYYKNLSLDSAVVVKKETYTYYDLNFLNRFGKLAPFLKTDIKLLTRNKRTRTVLLMSAMFLLYGLLFFTMDMYKNNSFFTILAAIMITGGFMMLFGQYVPSWDSSYYPLMMTQNVPYRQYLESKWLIMVLGTVVSTILASFYLFFGLKTYLIIVAVGCYNIGWNCYMSLIAGAFVRSKIDLSSNKNAFGDTKAFSAQTLLLSIPPIAIPAILYWGLTSLLSFNLAIVIFILIGLLGILLKQPMFNLIENLYKSKKYITLKAYK is encoded by the coding sequence ATGATGTTTAAAAAACTTGCCAGCTTAGAATGGAAAGAATCAAAACGTAAAGGCGCATTAACACAACGGGTTTTAATGGCTTTAGGTAAAGGTTATTTTGGTGCTTGTTACTTAGTAGTAATGGTTAGCATGAGTGCGGGTTTATTTAAATTTGCCGAAGAAGAAGGGTTAGATCCCTTTCAAGGCTTTTTTAAATACGCTATTTATTTATGGTTGGGCGATTTGGTAATTCGTTACTTTTTTCAACAAATGCCTACAACGTTAGTAAAACCATTGCTTATACAAAACATTCGTAAAAAAACAATTGTAAATTATTGCTTAACAAAATCGGCATTTTCGTTTTTTAATTTTGTCAACCTTTTTATGGGGATTGCTCTATTTTTAATGTTGATTTTTGAATATAAAGTAAATGTTTTAAGTGGATTATTATTTGCTTTATCGTTAAAAATGTTTTTATGGGCCAACAACTTTTTGGTGCAATTATTAAATCACGTAAACAAATTTGCGTTACCTTTTTTGGTTTCTTTTGCAGGTGTTTTAGCATTAGATTTTTTTAAATACGTAGAAGTTACAGCATATACCAAATATGTGTTTGAAGCTATGTATAACTATAAATTTTTATTAATTGTTATTGCGGTATACTTAATTGGTTTAATAATGGCTTGCTACCGTTTTTATTATAAAAATTTATCGTTAGACAGTGCTGTTGTTGTAAAAAAAGAAACATATACCTATTACGATTTAAACTTTTTAAACCGTTTTGGAAAGTTGGCTCCGTTCTTAAAAACCGATATAAAACTACTTACACGTAACAAACGTACACGTACGGTTTTGTTAATGAGCGCAATGTTTTTGTTATACGGATTGTTGTTTTTTACAATGGATATGTACAAAAACAATAGTTTTTTCACCATTTTAGCAGCTATAATGATTACAGGTGGTTTTATGATGCTTTTTGGGCAATATGTACCAAGTTGGGACAGCAGTTACTATCCTTTAATGATGACACAAAACGTGCCGTATCGCCAATATTTAGAATCTAAATGGTTAATAATGGTTTTGGGTACAGTAGTATCAACTATTTTAGCAAGTTTTTATTTGTTTTTTGGTTTAAAAACCTATTTAATTATTGTTGCTGTTGGGTGCTATAATATTGGGTGGAACTGTTACATGTCGTTAATTGCAGGTGCATTTGTTCGCTCTAAAATAGATTTATCAAGTAATAAAAATGCCTTTGGCGATACAAAAGCATTTAGTGCACAAACCTTGTTGTTAAGTATTCCACCTATTGCCATTCCTGCTATTTTGTATTGGGGTTTAACCAGTTTATTATCGTTTAATTTAGCAATTGTTATATTTATTTTAATAGGCTTGTTAGGTATTTTACTAAAACAACCAATGTTTAATTTAATTGAAAATCTTTACAAATCAAAAAAATACATCACCTTAAAAGCATATAAATAA
- a CDS encoding ABC transporter ATP-binding protein, translating to MIQVTNLQKTYNGTTVLNINNLEIPVGQSFGLVGNNGAGKTTFFSLLLDLIEPTQGCIKNNSVVVNKSEDWKAFTTAFLDDSFLIGYLTCEEYFYFLGELRNQNKAQVDEFLKTYADFFNDEILGKNKYIRDLSKGNQKKVGIIGTLIGNPKVIILDEPFANLDPTTQIRLKKILRNIADTKQTTLLVSSHDLNHTFEISDRIVCFDRGSIIKDIDTKQYSFEELTSFFDVVV from the coding sequence ATGATACAAGTTACTAATTTGCAAAAAACATACAACGGTACTACCGTTTTAAATATAAATAATTTAGAAATTCCAGTAGGTCAAAGCTTTGGTTTAGTAGGCAACAACGGCGCAGGTAAAACTACCTTTTTTAGTTTGTTGTTAGATTTAATTGAACCAACACAAGGCTGTATTAAAAATAATAGTGTAGTGGTTAATAAAAGCGAAGATTGGAAAGCTTTTACTACTGCTTTTTTAGACGATAGTTTTTTAATTGGATATTTAACCTGCGAGGAATATTTTTATTTTTTGGGCGAACTACGCAATCAAAATAAAGCTCAAGTGGATGAGTTTTTAAAAACATATGCCGATTTTTTTAACGATGAAATTTTAGGCAAAAACAAATATATTCGTGATTTATCTAAAGGAAATCAAAAGAAAGTAGGTATAATTGGTACTTTAATTGGCAATCCTAAAGTTATTATTTTAGATGAACCTTTTGCTAATTTAGATCCAACAACTCAAATTCGTTTAAAAAAGATTTTACGAAATATTGCCGATACTAAACAAACAACTTTATTGGTTTCTAGCCACGATTTAAATCATACTTTTGAAATTTCTGATAGAATTGTGTGCTTTGATCGCGGTAGTATTATTAAAGATATAGACACAAAACAATATTCGTTTGAAGAGTTAACGTCTTTTTTCGATGTTGTTGTTTAA
- a CDS encoding TIGR00266 family protein, which yields MNAHEIDYTIYGEEMQFVEIELDPQETVIAESGSFMMMDDGIKMETIFGDGSQQQGGLFGKVLNAGKRWITGEGLFMTTFTNINYGKKKVSFASPYPGKIVALDLRQMNGRFICQKDAFLCAAKGVAVGIEFNRKIGTGLFGGEGFIMQKLEGDGLAFIHAGGTLHKKELQPGEVLKVDTGCIVGFTSTVNYDIQFVGGIKNSIFGGEGLFFATLQGPGTVYVQSLPFSRLADRIIAHAPSAGGKSQGEGSLLGGLGRLLDGDN from the coding sequence ATGAATGCTCACGAAATAGATTACACCATTTATGGGGAAGAAATGCAATTTGTTGAAATTGAACTAGACCCACAAGAAACCGTTATTGCAGAATCGGGAAGTTTTATGATGATGGACGACGGTATTAAAATGGAAACCATTTTTGGCGATGGAAGCCAACAACAAGGTGGTTTGTTTGGCAAAGTTCTTAACGCAGGTAAACGTTGGATTACTGGCGAAGGTTTGTTTATGACTACCTTTACAAATATTAATTACGGCAAAAAAAAGGTATCATTTGCATCGCCTTACCCAGGTAAAATAGTTGCATTAGATTTACGCCAAATGAACGGTAGATTTATTTGCCAAAAAGATGCTTTTTTATGTGCTGCTAAAGGAGTTGCTGTTGGTATTGAATTTAACCGAAAAATAGGTACCGGACTTTTTGGTGGCGAAGGTTTTATTATGCAAAAACTTGAAGGCGATGGTTTGGCTTTTATACACGCAGGTGGTACGTTGCACAAAAAAGAATTACAGCCAGGTGAAGTGCTAAAAGTTGATACAGGCTGTATCGTTGGTTTTACAAGCACTGTAAATTACGATATACAATTTGTAGGTGGCATTAAGAACAGTATTTTTGGTGGTGAAGGTTTGTTTTTTGCAACTTTACAAGGCCCTGGAACGGTTTATGTACAATCGTTACCGTTTAGTAGATTAGCCGATAGAATTATTGCACACGCACCTAGTGCAGGTGGCAAATCGCAAGGTGAAGGCAGTTTATTAGGCGGTTTAGGCAGATTACTTGATGGAGATAATTAA
- a CDS encoding 2Fe-2S iron-sulfur cluster-binding protein yields the protein MSDIKITIIDREGVEHIVDAPTDMNMNIMELVRAYELAEEGTIGICGGMAMCASCQCYVLNEEDVNLPEKNPDEEAMLWEAFNVKENSRLGCQIAIKPEIEGLKIQLAPEY from the coding sequence ATGAGCGATATTAAAATTACGATAATTGATAGAGAAGGGGTAGAACATATTGTTGATGCACCTACCGATATGAATATGAATATAATGGAATTGGTGCGTGCTTACGAACTTGCCGAAGAAGGAACCATTGGTATTTGTGGTGGTATGGCTATGTGCGCATCGTGCCAATGTTATGTTTTAAATGAAGAAGATGTTAACTTGCCAGAGAAAAACCCTGACGAAGAAGCTATGCTTTGGGAGGCTTTTAATGTAAAAGAAAATAGTAGATTGGGATGCCAAATTGCTATTAAACCTGAAATTGAGGGTTTAAAAATACAATTGGCACCAGAGTATTAG
- a CDS encoding acyl-CoA dehydrogenase family protein, whose amino-acid sequence MKPDLFQAPDYYLLDDLLTEEHKLVRDAARAWVKKEVSPIIEEYAQRAEFPTQIVKGLGEIGGFGPYIPVEYGGAGLDQISYGLIMQEIERGDSGVRSTSSVQSSLVMYPIWKYGNEEQRMKYLPKLATGEMIGCFGLTEPDFGSNPGGMVTNFKDKGDHYLLNGAKMWISNAPFADIAVVWAKDESGRIHGLIVERGMEGFTTPETHNKWSLRASATGELIFDNVKVPKENLLPNKSGLGAPLGCLDSARYGIAWGAIGAAMDCYDTALRYSKERIQFDKPIGAFQLQQKKLAEMITEITKAQLLTWRLGVLRNEGRATSAQISMAKRNNVDMALTIARNARQMLGGMGITGEYSIMRHMMNLESVVTYEGTHDIHLLITGMDVTGFSAFK is encoded by the coding sequence ATGAAACCAGATTTATTTCAGGCACCAGATTATTATTTATTAGACGATTTACTTACAGAAGAACATAAATTAGTACGCGATGCTGCACGTGCTTGGGTAAAGAAAGAAGTTTCACCCATAATTGAAGAATATGCACAACGCGCTGAATTCCCTACACAGATTGTAAAAGGTTTGGGCGAAATTGGCGGTTTTGGACCTTATATTCCTGTAGAATATGGCGGGGCAGGATTAGATCAAATTTCGTACGGATTAATTATGCAAGAAATTGAACGTGGCGATTCAGGGGTACGTTCAACCTCATCGGTTCAATCATCGTTGGTAATGTATCCTATTTGGAAATACGGAAACGAAGAACAACGCATGAAATACCTGCCAAAATTAGCAACTGGCGAAATGATTGGTTGCTTTGGATTAACTGAACCCGATTTTGGATCGAATCCAGGTGGGATGGTTACCAACTTTAAAGATAAAGGCGATCATTACTTATTAAATGGAGCAAAAATGTGGATTTCGAACGCTCCGTTTGCAGACATTGCAGTTGTTTGGGCCAAAGACGAAAGCGGACGCATTCACGGTTTAATTGTTGAACGCGGTATGGAAGGATTTACAACCCCAGAAACACACAACAAATGGTCGTTACGTGCATCGGCAACTGGCGAATTAATTTTTGATAATGTAAAAGTTCCAAAAGAAAATCTTTTACCAAACAAATCGGGCTTAGGGGCGCCACTTGGTTGCTTAGATTCGGCTCGTTACGGAATTGCTTGGGGTGCTATTGGTGCTGCGATGGATTGTTACGATACGGCATTAAGATACTCAAAAGAACGCATTCAGTTTGATAAACCTATTGGTGCTTTTCAATTACAACAAAAAAAATTAGCCGAAATGATTACCGAAATTACCAAAGCACAACTTTTAACATGGCGTTTAGGCGTTTTACGTAATGAAGGCAGAGCAACATCAGCACAAATATCAATGGCAAAGCGAAACAATGTAGATATGGCATTAACTATTGCCCGTAATGCACGTCAAATGTTAGGTGGTATGGGTATTACTGGTGAATACTCTATAATGCGACATATGATGAATTTAGAATCGGTAGTAACTTATGAAGGTACGCACGACATTCATTTATTAATTACCGGTATGGATGTTACTGGTTTTTCAGCATTTAAATAA